TTTGAAATTAAAGTTAGTCCGGCATATTTTGCTAATTGAATTAGTGGTTACAATATTTGTATAAAACGCATAAATGTCAGTTATTATTGATATTTAGAAGACGGGTATAAAATAAGTTGGACACAACCTTTATCAACTGGTCACACttgtgttttaatagaatagatttagTAGCAACCAGTATCTCTACTTATGCGATTTAGTTTCATATGAATTTAACATCACCATGTAGATCAAATGTCTACATGAAACTTTAATCTGTCTGGAACTTGAGCAGCTTCTCAACTTTGACGCAGctctttttacattttataaaaataaagacaCTGTGTGTATATAGTTGTCAGGGATGTTGTGTTGGTGCTTTCCATATCTAAGTTTCCTACTGATGTTGTGTTGAAGCAAATGGGGAAGTTAGAATTTGTTTTTGTCCAAACAGAGAAACTGCTTGAAAAGCGAAAAACTCAAGCGGGAAAATTTGTTATACAAATCCAAGAGGAAGAGGTGAATACATTCTTGCTATCTCAGTATCTTTCCTGAGTAATTGTTTGCAGCCTCAACTTAAGGATCATCATGAGATATTTTCTTTAGAGAGCCAGTGACTCTTTCGCTGAACATACCACTCTTGCTGTAGTGTTGCGTTTGTCTTCTTGCAGAATTGGTCAGTACTTAAGAGTGAAAGCACGACAGGTATTGTAGTAATAAAAGAATCAAAAGTGAGGGGAGATGCGAATTTTTGGAATGGGAGGAGAAAAAAAAGGATCAAGCGCATTGGTACCATTagaagatgacacgtggcaaaACACACCATAGCCACTAAATCATGCAAACTTGTAATCCAAACCACACAAGGACTCCTCCTCCATATGGCAAAATCTACCAACTAATACTCTAGTCTCTTTACCTTGTGTCTGAGCTCGAACCTAAAGAAGATAAGAATCAACCATGTCTTTAGCTCCGACCAGTTATCCATCTCTCTATTCACTGCCAAGAACCCAGCAAAACCCTGCCTTGCTCACTCAACCCAGCTTCATTTCCGCCAAAAGTCTATTCCTTTCGAGCAATTCGTGGAATACCCATGTGGCAAAACGCCGGAGTTTCGCTGTGAAGGCATCGGAGACAGAGCCCACAGCCAAACCTGaagcaggaggaggaggaggaggagaagagaagtACGAAACATATGAGATAGAAGTGGAGCAGCCTTATGGTTTGAAATTCAGGAAAGGAAGAGATGGTGGCACTTACATTGACGCCATCTTGCCTGGTGGATTTGCCGATAAAACCGGAAAATTCACAGTCGGAGACAGAGTTATTGCCACAAGGtttgctctcttcttttctcatcCTTTGAATTTTGATTAGCTTTAGAGAGATTGTGACTGGAATCGGACCTTCAAACTTGGCCTTGTATCTCTATCTTTGCAATGTGTAACTAAAGGACGTTGAATATTTCGAGTGTGCAGTGCAGTGTTTGGAACAGAGATTTGGCCTGCAGCTGAGTACGGTAGGACTATGTACACCATCCGTCAGCGAATTGGTCCTTTGCTTATGCAGATGGAGAAGCGAtatggtttgtttgtttgttaacaTTCCCAAAAACTATACTCTCTGACTCTCTAAGAAACTTGTATTGTTTCTTGTAGGTAAGGTGGATGATTCTGGTGAGTTAACAGAGAAAGAGATAATAAGAGCTGAGAGAAATGCCGGATTCATTAGCAGTAGGTTGAGAGAGATTCAGGTTAGATTCTTATTGAAACCTTCTTGTTTATGTTGGTTGTTACACCAAAATAATGTATTGTGAAATGTGTGTGGGTAGATGCAAAACTATTTGAGGAAGAAAGAACTGAAAGCTCAACGGGAGAAGGATCTTCGTGAAGGGCTTCAGTTTTCCAAGTTAAAAATGCTCAAGTTCTCTTGTGAGCTTGCACTTGGAAAGTGAATCTTGACTTGTAATCTCTAATTGATGTAGGAATGGTAAGTATGAGGAAGCACTGGAGAGGTTTGAGTCTGTGTTAGGCTCTAAACCAACACCAGATGAAGCATCAGTTGCAAGTTACAATGTTGCTTGTTGCTACTCTAAACTTAATCAGGTAACAAATACTATCTTTTTTATCTTTCAGATATTATTGCATTTTGAGTTTTCAGAGTTCATAAGAGTTCCTTTGATAGGTTCAGGCTGGTCTCTCTGCTCTGGAAGAAGCATTGAAGTCAGGATATGAAGATTTCAAGGTAATCTCGATGGCTTGTCATGTTTCCCTAAAAGAGATGGTGTTGTTTGTTAAAGCTGATGAGGGATTTGTTTTGTTTGCAGAGAATCCGAAGCGATCCAGATCTGGAAAACATCAGGAAGTCAGAAGCTTTCGATCCACTCATGAAGCAATTTGATGAATCTTTCATCAACGAGAGTGCCATTAACGCCATCAAATCCTTGTTTGGCTTTAACAAGAAATAGTTCACCACCGAAAGACTTAAAAGTTTATGTCTTTTTGATGTGATTCTGTTCATAGCTTCGCTTcgctttctcttctcttcttggcttatatatatatactcttgaGGAATTGTATTCAATCTTAAAGGTGTTCTTTTTTTACCTGTGAATCTCTCTCTTTACCATTACAGTCCAAGTTGTATTTTTCTCATATGAAATGAAAGTAAAACTCAGCGTAGCGTTATGGTTTGTTTTAGTATGTCATGTCATTACCTAAATTCAGATACGGTCATGTGCATGCATTAGTTGTAGACAACATGATCTCAGGGTAAAATAATTTCCAAACATTTAAGGAATCATGATTTTATTCATAAGATTGATTCAAAATTTCAGTACACAAATCACATTCTCTTGGTTCAAGACCATTACACTTAGCTCTCATCTATTACAAGCTAAAAGCAATCAACTTCCGGCAGAGTTACTTTGTTCCCCTCTCTCCTCAGTATCCATATCCTGTAATAATAGTAGTAAATATAATCAGTGATGGGACTATGAATTGTTTGGTGGATTTCACAGTATATGAATGTCTTAACAAACCTGAGTTGTCCATTGGGTTGCCTACGGGAACTGGCTCAGGTTCCTTGATCTCAACAACAACACAGTCTGACATCAAGAATGTCTTTGCAACCGAAGCTGCGTGTTCCAAACAACACCTCACAACCTATATCCAGACAAAAGCACATTCAGGTTCTCTGATGACCAAATTAGCTAGTGGAGACAGTTTATGtatgcagaaaaaaaaactgacctTTGTTGGATCAATGATTCCTGCAGCCATTAAATCCTCGTACTTGCCGGTTGCAGCATTGTAACCGTATTTCACGTTCTCGTTAGAAAGCACCTGACAAATGAATAAAAAGACAGCTATTCAAGCATCTGCTTTAAAGTGTGTGTGAAGGTTGTCTGTTAAACTACCTTCTCGCTAACTACGCTTCCATTGACTCCAGCATTCTTGGCAATCAGTTTCAAAGGGTAACTCAGTGCTCTTTTCACTATATCCGCACCAACCTGAAGTAAGGGAATCAGGGAAGTTAGAAGCAGACATGAAGTGTTTCTTAATAAGAAACTGAAAGCTTTGATGAATTTACCTTTTCTTCATCATTTTCAAGTGCGGCTTTAATGGCATCAACCTTGGAAGCAAGCCGAAGCAGAGTACAACCACCACCAACTACAATACCTTCCTCAACAGCAGCCTGACAAATATCAATCATATCAGTATAGTTCACGAGTATGCTTTTTAAACCTCAGCAATAAAAGATCACCTTTGTAGCATTAAGAGCATCTTCAACTCTCAGTTTCTTCTCTTTGAGTTCTGTCTCAGTTTGTGCTCCGACCTTTTACCAATACATAAGACCTTTAATTAATATCTCTCGAACATACTCTTTTGTTATATTAAAGAATACTATTGGGGTTTGTATGAACCTGAATCACAGCAACTCCACCGGAGAGCTTTGCAATTCTCTCATTCAGTTTTTCCTTCTCATAATCTTGCTCTGCTTGCTGCACAAACCAAGAAGCATATACTATAAGTACACTGTCGACAAAAATAAGTAGAGATCAGATAAATCTATTACACGTCGGTACCTCTATAAGGTTCTTAATTTGTGTAACACGCTTTTGCACTGCGTCCTGTGTGCTCCCATCACCCACAATGGTCGAAGTCTCTTTAGTGAGGACGACCTTTGCGGCATGTCCAAGAACCTCTTTTCCAGCTTTGTCCAGTGAAAGACCAACTTCCTCACGAATCACAGTTGCTGCAAGcgcagaaagaaaaaaagagaggacaAGATTAAGACCACAACGATTATGCTTTTAAACATAAGGGGTGAGCAAGTTACCTCCAGTGAGAATGGCAATATCGTCAAGGTATTGGCTCTTGCGCTCTCCAAATCCTGGAGCTCTGAGAGCTGCAATCTTCAGTGTACCTCTAAGCTTGTTAACCACAAGGGTCGCTAAAGCCTCCTGCTCAATGTCTTCTGCAATAATTAGAATTGGGTATCCTCCTCTAATGGCATCCTCCAAAACACCAACGAGATCCCTTGCATTGGTGATTTTCTTGTCAACAAGAAGCAGCTGCAGTCAAAACAAACAATTCATTAGAACATTCATCTGATGGAGTGAGGTCAGAGTTAGGAAACACAGTTACCTTACAGTTGTCGAACTCAACTGACATTTTCTCACTGTCTGTCACAAAGTAAGGGGAGATGTAACCGCGGTCAAATTGCATTCCTTCCACCACGTAGAGTGCGTTCTCAGCACTTTTACCCTCCTCAAGTGTCACCACACCCTTCCTGCCAACTCTGCTCATTGCTTCAGCAATCATACTTCCAATCTCTTCGTTGTTACCCGCACTAACAGCTGCCACATCTGCAAGTTCACTGTCTTCAACCTACATCAGACATGTCTTACTTTTAAGTGATCATAGTTTTGACTCTTCACATAGTAAATGAAAGAAAGATATGTATAAAATGTGTAACCTCCTTGGACATTTTCTTGAGCTCGGCAACCAAAGCCTTTGCTGTCTTCTCAATGCCTCTAGTGATCAAAACAGGGTTGGCACCAGCAGCCACCACCTGAATGATAAGATTAACATCACTGTCATTTTTGAGTTTCGCCAGAGAAAGCTGAAAGAAGAAGATTAGGCATACCTTGACACCCTCAGCAATAAAACCTTGAGCAAGAACCACAGATGTTGTGGTACCATCACCGGCCAGGTCATTGGTCTTGGCAGCTGCTTGCCTGACTAGCTTAGCACCAATGTTCTCAACTGGATCTTCCAACTCAACCTAAATAAGAAAGTTCGGAGTCAGAAAAgtcttttcaataaaaatatatatgtcacTATCAGAGGGGGTAACGATTCCATACCTCCCTTGCAACGGTCACACCATCATTAACAATTCTTGGAGATCCATACTTGCTCTCAAGAACAACGTTTCTCCCTTTAGGTCCAAGTGTCACACCAAC
This Brassica napus cultivar Da-Ae chromosome C6, Da-Ae, whole genome shotgun sequence DNA region includes the following protein-coding sequences:
- the LOC106405589 gene encoding protein MET1, chloroplastic isoform X1, coding for MSLAPTSYPSLYSLPRTQQNPALLTQPSFISAKSLFLSSNSWNTHVAKRRSFAVKASETEPTAKPEAGGGGGGEEKYETYEIEVEQPYGLKFRKGRDGGTYIDAILPGGFADKTGKFTVGDRVIATSAVFGTEIWPAAEYGRTMYTIRQRIGPLLMQMEKRYGKVDDSGELTEKEIIRAERNAGFISSRLREIQMQNYLRKKELKAQREKDLREGLQFSKNGKYEEALERFESVLGSKPTPDEASVASYNVACCYSKLNQVQAGLSALEEALKSGYEDFKRIRSDPDLENIRKSEAFDPLMKQFDESFINESAINAIKSLFGFNKK
- the LOC106405589 gene encoding protein MET1, chloroplastic isoform X2; the protein is MSLAPTSYPSLYSLPRTQQNPALLTQPSFISAKSLFLSSNSWNTHVAKRRSFAVKASETEPTAKPEAGGGGGGEEKYETYEIEVEQPYGLKFRKGRDGGTYIDAILPGGFADKTGKFTVGDRVIATSAVFGTEIWPAAEYGRTMYTIRQRIGPLLMQMEKRYGKVDDSGELTEKEIIRAERNAGFISSRLREIQMQNYLRKKELKAQREKDLREGLQFSKNGKYEEALERFESVLGSKPTPDEASVASYNVACCYSKLNQAGLSALEEALKSGYEDFKRIRSDPDLENIRKSEAFDPLMKQFDESFINESAINAIKSLFGFNKK
- the LOC106405587 gene encoding ruBisCO large subunit-binding protein subunit beta, chloroplastic-like, giving the protein MASTFTATSSIGSMVAPNGHKSDKKLMNKLSSSSFGRRQNVCPRLRRSSPAIVCAAKELHFNKDGTTIRKLQAGVNKLADLVGVTLGPKGRNVVLESKYGSPRIVNDGVTVAREVELEDPVENIGAKLVRQAAAKTNDLAGDGTTTSVVLAQGFIAEGVKVVAAGANPVLITRGIEKTAKALVAELKKMSKEVEDSELADVAAVSAGNNEEIGSMIAEAMSRVGRKGVVTLEEGKSAENALYVVEGMQFDRGYISPYFVTDSEKMSVEFDNCKLLLVDKKITNARDLVGVLEDAIRGGYPILIIAEDIEQEALATLVVNKLRGTLKIAALRAPGFGERKSQYLDDIAILTGATVIREEVGLSLDKAGKEVLGHAAKVVLTKETSTIVGDGSTQDAVQKRVTQIKNLIEQAEQDYEKEKLNERIAKLSGGVAVIQVGAQTETELKEKKLRVEDALNATKAAVEEGIVVGGGCTLLRLASKVDAIKAALENDEEKVGADIVKRALSYPLKLIAKNAGVNGSVVSEKVLSNENVKYGYNAATGKYEDLMAAGIIDPTKVVRCCLEHAASVAKTFLMSDCVVVEIKEPEPVPVGNPMDNSGYGY